The nucleotide window CCAAAGCACCGGATAGTTCACTCTCTGCTGTTGATAGATCTTCATAATTAAGCGCACTTATAGCGTATTTCGCCATACGCTGTATTTTCTCAATCTTACTCGACTTTTCCATCATATTGTTTAGTTCGCCTCTCGTGTATGTTTTAGGCTCCTCTTTGATGgtattttgaatatcaCACTCATCTTCAGAATCCAAGAACGTTGGTATCGTATCTGTCTCTTGCTGCCTATTTCCAACAGAATTGCCGCTCGGAACATCTTTTGGAACATCTTTAGGAACGTGAGGTAAGAAAAGTGGAGAcgattcttcttcttttgtctCCGAAGCGCTCTGCGTTGATACTTCgtcgtcttcttcttttgcttttaGTCTTTCTAACATCTCATTGAGTTTATCCTCTGATGTGTTAACGTCATCAGCATCACTCACAAAGTCACCATAGTCCAATTGTGAAGGTGGCGCTTCAGGCTCCTCTACACCTTCGAAAGAAGGAACCTTCTTGGCGGCCTTATAGGTCTCGTCTTCATCTAAGGTATTTAAATCTGGTCCTATCACATTTTGTTTTCCGGCACCgctgttgaaattatttGTATTGCCAGATATGCCGCCAAGTTCTCCCTTGGATAATTTACTTAAATACAGCTTGCAGTATTTGATACGCTTCCTATAGCTTCCGTCTGGATCATCCCACAGATGGATGATACAtgaaaatatatcaataCAACACCACAAACCCCTTCTTAAATTTAAATCCCACGGTCCGTGTTGTATCTGTTGAAGCTTACCATTATAAAGAGACATTGCAAAATTGGACACATAAacttttgctttttcctGATCGTGGATCAACGAGCGGATAGCATTCCTTTGAGTGTCATCTTCGTCCAAATCAGCTGAATTCTTGAATCTCTCTACGCTTCCCAGTAAATCGGATGCTAGTTGTGTTAGGTCCCCTGACCTATTCTCTTCGTTTAAAATTTCCTCCACAGCATATAATCTTAAGTAGTAACTGACAATAGGAAGACCTGAGGTATCGAAGTCTAATGCAGTAGCAACGAGCCTATCGACAAGACTTTTGGCACCCATCTTTACCGTCTTGATAGCTTCCAAAATGACGGTAGTAATCGTCCATCACGACTGATATTATTACTTCTTAATATGTAGCGCGCGGTAGCACGAACTTTTTAGCTTAGCTCCTCATTACGTGAAGCaagaaatcaacaaaattgaCATATAGAATAGATCGTGCGCGCTCTTGAATTGCCCTTTTAAAGCGACCATGTCTGTTCTAGAGGTCACGAAACTCATTGGTGAGCAGGATTTTCAGCTCCCCCTGACTCTGAAGAGGAATAACAGCACAGgctattttcttttaagACCTTTTTTGCCCTTGCTGCAGAGCTTTAATCGAAAGAACGATGGCAACGAGGATTCATCAGATGCTAAAGGGGACGAGGAATTGAATAATGAACAAGAGGACGAAATTCTTTCGCAATTTGGCATATTGGTCGACACCGATGACCAGgggaaaaaatggattaCCTCGGAGAAAGCAGTTGAGCTCTTAAAAAAGCTGAATTTGTTCCACCTTTTCGAGGCTGAACTCGGCTCAAACCTTGAGGTAAATGAGGGGAGTAGCCGTTTCGATTCTTTGGATAAAAGCCAGCCTGAAGTGAATTCTGATGGAAAAAAGTCGCAAAATTCAATCATTGgtgaagaagatattaaGATGGATGCAAATGATCATCGTAGTCTTCTTGGGAACTCTACATCTTCCAGCATTGTTAATCATCCAGTTGAGGTAATAAAAAGACACAATGATGAAATCAATGGTAAAAATGCAAACGAACTGGCCTCTCCACtcaaaaaatcgaaaatcGACAACTTCTCACCTAAAGAGATGAACTCAAACGCCCCTCATGAATCACTCGACAGTAATGTGTCGTCCAAGAAAATACGTACATTCAATCACGATTTGAATTCAGAAATGTTGAAACAGCCATTGCGACTTCAAAAGACCCAAAAAGCTCCGCAGGTCTCGAATAACAATCAAAGAGTCAAGCTAGAAACATTTCTACAAAGATTACTTTTTCCAGCGATTCAAGatatatcatcttcaaataattCGTCACAACCTCTCTCCTTTGAACTCGCTCTgcaagaagttgaaaattcaTACCCCGACATACCCTTGAATCTGAATATTCCTGTCGACGAGCGTGGAAATACTCCTCTTCATTGGTTATCTTCCATAGCAAATCTTGAACTAGTCAAGTATTTGGTCGAACATGGTACAAACAGGTTACTTGGTGATAATTTAGGAGAATCGGCACTGGTCAAAGCTGTTAAATCCGTTAACAATTACGACTCTGGcacatttgaaaagctaCTGGATCACCTCTATCCTTGCTTAATATTAGAGGACTCTATGAATAGATCAATTTTACATCACATTGTGATAACTTCAGGTATGCCTGGTTGCTCATCGGCCGCAAAATATTATTTGGATATCTTAATGGGATGGATTGTCAAGAAGCAATCAAGGGTAATCGAAGGGGCCGGTTCTGACATAATTCTCGAAACTCTTGATTTAAAGTGGGTTATTTCCAATATGCTTAATGCGCCAGACTCGAACGGTGATACATGTCTTAATATTGCGTCTCGTCTTGGGAATGTCTCCATTGTGGATGCTTTGCTAGACTATGGTGCAGATCCGTACGTCGCAAATAAGTCTGGTCTTCGTCCTGCTGACTTTGGTGCAGGCACGTCAAAACTCTATACCAATGGGACATCTAATGCTGAAAAACAAAGCGACAAGCTGTCACCCCACGAAACTTCGACTGATGTAAATGTACCAGATACAATATCTTTGGTGGAAGGTATGCAATCGCTACTGGCCACAGTATCAAAAGATTACGCGACTGAAGTTAAAGAACATCAAGATAAACTGAATAAACTGCACAAAGAGTTGAATTCGCATCGCGAAGTATTGGCTGCCTCTCGAGACAGGCTTGCGCATGCCAAACAGTTGCAGGATGAGCATGCCATTTTAAAAGAGCAATTGGGAAATATAAGGCAGGGTGTCGTAGAGGAAGAAcagaaattcaaagaggAAAGCAGACTGCTTGGATTATCATCTGAGGATACAGCAGGTGCTGACTGGGACTCTAGTGAGTTTGACGCGGATGAGCCATTTAGAGTTGATTTTGTATACGAGATATTGGAGAACAAACTAGCCAACGACTATAATGGCTCGGTAGATAAATTACTGGAGTCTGAAACTATAGACAGTATGTTCAATGAAGTACGATCTGCCTACTACTTTCACCATcaagataatgaaaagcTTGATAGCATGCTGCCGCCTTCGGTACTGTTGAGCGCACGCATTAACGCATACAAAAGGAATGATGCTCAATTAAACTCCACTCTGGAGGAAATAAGGCGAAAGCAAAAAGTGTTGGAGAGTAAGTTTAGAAGAGTCCTTTGCTTATGCCTAAAAATTGATGAGGATAAAGTTGATGGTATGTTGGATGGCTTACTACAAGCTATCTCATCAGAAGATCCTCAGGATGTTGACACCGATGAAATGCAGGAATTTCTCAACAAACACAACACATgacctttttttgaaaataaaatttgtAAATGCGACGTAAATTGTGGATTCTATATAGAATGATTTAGTAAAATCAATAATTCATGCTGGTAAAAAATATACACGTTTGTCACTTTGCTGGTTTTTTCCAGAAATACTGCTTGTGTGTTCTTCTGCAAGATCTTAACCCTGATCTTCCACCTTTGAGGGAAGTGACTAGGTTTCTTCTTTCCTCATTAGAATCATTTTCCACATCGtaaaaatattcttcatcGAGCGGCTTTCCTGCTGCATCTTTACCTTCACGATAAATAACGCCGATGCAAGGCTCCCTCGCTAACAGCGCACGTAATTCTTGT belongs to Zygotorulaspora mrakii chromosome 1, complete sequence and includes:
- the VTA1 gene encoding Vta1p (similar to Saccharomyces cerevisiae VTA1 (YLR181C); ancestral locus Anc_1.59), encoding MGAKSLVDRLVATALDFDTSGLPIVSYYLRLYAVEEILNEENRSGDLTQLASDLLGSVERFKNSADLDEDDTQRNAIRSLIHDQEKAKVYVSNFAMSLYNGKLQQIQHGPWDLNLRRGLWCCIDIFSCIIHLWDDPDGSYRKRIKYCKLYLSKLSKGELGGISGNTNNFNSGAGKQNVIGPDLNTLDEDETYKAAKKVPSFEGVEEPEAPPSQLDYGDFVSDADDVNTSEDKLNEMLERLKAKEEDDEVSTQSASETKEEESSPLFLPHVPKDVPKDVPSGNSVGNRQQETDTIPTFLDSEDECDIQNTIKEEPKTYTRGELNNMMEKSSKIEKIQRMAKYAISALNYEDLSTAESELSGALEILKSLK
- the SWI6 gene encoding transcriptional regulator SWI6 (similar to Saccharomyces cerevisiae SWI6 (YLR182W); ancestral locus Anc_1.60): MSVLEVTKLIGEQDFQLPLTLKRNNSTGYFLLRPFLPLLQSFNRKNDGNEDSSDAKGDEELNNEQEDEILSQFGILVDTDDQGKKWITSEKAVELLKKLNLFHLFEAELGSNLEVNEGSSRFDSLDKSQPEVNSDGKKSQNSIIGEEDIKMDANDHRSLLGNSTSSSIVNHPVEVIKRHNDEINGKNANELASPLKKSKIDNFSPKEMNSNAPHESLDSNVSSKKIRTFNHDLNSEMLKQPLRLQKTQKAPQVSNNNQRVKLETFLQRLLFPAIQDISSSNNSSQPLSFELALQEVENSYPDIPLNLNIPVDERGNTPLHWLSSIANLELVKYLVEHGTNRLLGDNLGESALVKAVKSVNNYDSGTFEKLLDHLYPCLILEDSMNRSILHHIVITSGMPGCSSAAKYYLDILMGWIVKKQSRVIEGAGSDIILETLDLKWVISNMLNAPDSNGDTCLNIASRLGNVSIVDALLDYGADPYVANKSGLRPADFGAGTSKLYTNGTSNAEKQSDKLSPHETSTDVNVPDTISLVEGMQSLLATVSKDYATEVKEHQDKLNKLHKELNSHREVLAASRDRLAHAKQLQDEHAILKEQLGNIRQGVVEEEQKFKEESRLLGLSSEDTAGADWDSSEFDADEPFRVDFVYEILENKLANDYNGSVDKLLESETIDSMFNEVRSAYYFHHQDNEKLDSMLPPSVLLSARINAYKRNDAQLNSTLEEIRRKQKVLESKFRRVLCLCLKIDEDKVDGMLDGLLQAISSEDPQDVDTDEMQEFLNKHNT